One Mycobacterium kubicae genomic window carries:
- a CDS encoding DUF4193 domain-containing protein — protein MTTASDYDARRVSDPDAGDGAALRDLGSSLPGMSTAVVDEDPNDVPFFELPDGDLTGEELSVAVVPKRADEFTCSCCFLVQHRSRLRSSANGRFVCADCS, from the coding sequence ATGACTACTGCTAGCGATTACGACGCACGCCGCGTGTCAGACCCGGACGCCGGCGACGGGGCCGCCCTACGCGACTTGGGTTCCTCTTTACCTGGCATGTCCACGGCGGTCGTGGATGAAGATCCCAACGACGTCCCGTTCTTCGAGCTACCCGATGGCGACCTGACCGGCGAAGAATTGTCCGTTGCGGTTGTTCCCAAGCGCGCCGATGAATTCACTTGCTCGTGCTGCTTTTTGGTGCAGCACCGCAGCCGCCTGCGCAGCTCGGCGAACGGGCGCTTTGTCTGCGCCGACTGCAGCTGA
- a CDS encoding PLP-dependent cysteine synthase family protein, protein MTDRTDIAVRSQSRNWADNAVRLIEADARRSADTHLLRYPLPTAWSAEADVALYLKDETTHITGSLKHRLARSLFLYALCNGWIHEGTTVVEASSGSTAVSEAYFAALLGLPFIAVMPAATSPTKIALIEAQGGRCHFVDSSRQVYAEAERLAHETGGHYVDQFTNAERATDWRGNNNIAESIFTQMRDETYPVPEWIVVGAGTGGTSATIGRYLRYRRHATRLCVVDPENSAFFPAYAQARDDIVMPSSSRIEGIGRPRVEPSFLPTVVDRMVSVPDAASIAAARHVSAVLGRRVGPSTGTNLWGAFGLLAEMVADGRSGSVVTLLADSGDRYADTYFSDDWVSAQGLDPSGPARLLIEFEQTCRWP, encoded by the coding sequence CTGCTGCGCTACCCACTGCCCACGGCATGGTCCGCCGAGGCCGACGTCGCGCTGTACCTCAAAGACGAGACCACCCACATCACCGGCAGCCTCAAGCACCGGTTGGCGAGGTCGTTGTTCCTCTACGCGTTGTGCAACGGCTGGATCCACGAGGGCACCACGGTGGTCGAAGCGTCGTCGGGGTCCACGGCGGTATCCGAGGCGTATTTCGCCGCCCTGCTCGGGCTGCCGTTCATCGCCGTGATGCCGGCCGCGACCAGCCCTACCAAGATCGCCCTGATCGAAGCACAAGGCGGCCGTTGCCATTTCGTCGACAGCTCCCGCCAGGTCTACGCCGAAGCCGAGCGATTGGCGCACGAGACCGGCGGCCACTACGTCGACCAATTCACCAACGCCGAGCGCGCGACCGACTGGCGCGGCAACAACAACATCGCCGAGTCGATCTTCACGCAGATGCGCGACGAGACCTATCCCGTCCCCGAGTGGATCGTGGTGGGCGCGGGCACCGGCGGAACCAGCGCCACCATCGGCCGCTACCTGCGCTACCGCCGACACGCGACCCGCTTGTGTGTGGTGGATCCGGAGAATTCGGCGTTCTTCCCCGCTTACGCCCAAGCACGCGACGACATCGTCATGCCGTCCTCGTCGCGGATCGAGGGTATCGGCCGGCCGCGCGTCGAGCCCTCGTTTCTGCCCACGGTGGTCGACCGCATGGTGTCGGTTCCCGACGCCGCCTCGATCGCCGCTGCCCGCCACGTCAGTGCGGTGCTGGGTCGCCGCGTCGGACCGTCCACCGGGACCAACCTGTGGGGCGCGTTCGGCCTGCTCGCCGAGATGGTCGCCGACGGCCGCAGCGGTTCGGTGGTGACGCTGCTCGCCGACAGCGGGGACCGGTACGCCGACACCTACTTCAGCGACGACTGGGTGAGCGCCCAGGGGCTCGATCCGTCGGGACCGGCTCGGCTACTGATCGAGTTCGAACAAACCTGCCGGTGGCCGTGA
- a CDS encoding acyl-CoA dehydrogenase family protein, which produces MTAGLVQHWLESGRLELPLPASGRTAERWQRLTELAHEDIAAARIAETHVEAIAILNELGGKPPSSDQLWGVWATESPDAVLIASNVCGDAFTLSGTKVWCSGAGFCTHALVTAHIDDPHGELGLFAVTVTDPGIKPLPSTWWNSGMAGSDTRPVQFTNAHAVAVGDPGGYLNRPGFWHGAIGVAACWLGGARRVADPLYKCAGSKSADAYALAHLGAVDAALAAGDAMLSVAAAQVDADPFDRARTAQLLARRTRAVVEHAVDEAITRTGRALGPGPLTQDGRHAQRVADLSIYIRQSHAERDLAELGRLAGRT; this is translated from the coding sequence ATGACGGCCGGCTTGGTGCAGCACTGGCTGGAATCGGGGCGATTAGAGTTACCACTTCCCGCATCGGGGCGTACCGCCGAACGCTGGCAGCGGCTCACGGAGCTGGCCCATGAGGACATCGCGGCGGCCCGCATCGCCGAAACGCATGTGGAAGCGATCGCGATCCTCAACGAGCTGGGTGGCAAGCCGCCCAGCTCCGATCAGCTGTGGGGCGTGTGGGCGACCGAATCCCCCGATGCCGTACTGATTGCGAGCAACGTCTGTGGTGACGCGTTCACGCTCAGCGGCACCAAGGTGTGGTGCTCGGGTGCCGGCTTTTGCACCCACGCACTGGTCACCGCTCATATCGACGATCCGCATGGCGAACTCGGCCTGTTCGCCGTCACCGTCACCGACCCGGGCATCAAACCGCTGCCGAGCACGTGGTGGAACTCCGGTATGGCCGGCAGTGACACCCGGCCAGTGCAATTCACCAACGCGCACGCGGTTGCGGTCGGCGATCCCGGTGGCTATCTGAACCGGCCCGGGTTCTGGCACGGCGCCATCGGCGTTGCGGCGTGTTGGCTGGGCGGCGCCCGACGCGTGGCCGACCCGCTGTACAAATGCGCCGGCAGCAAATCGGCCGACGCGTACGCGCTGGCGCACCTGGGTGCGGTGGACGCTGCCCTTGCCGCCGGCGATGCGATGTTGTCGGTGGCGGCAGCCCAGGTCGATGCGGACCCGTTCGACCGGGCCCGTACCGCCCAACTGCTGGCCCGGCGCACCCGCGCTGTCGTGGAACACGCTGTCGACGAGGCGATCACCCGCACCGGCCGTGCTCTGGGACCGGGCCCCCTGACTCAAGACGGCCGGCACGCGCAACGCGTCGCCGACCTGTCCATATATATACGGCAGAGCCACGCCGAGCGGGACCTTGCCGAGCTGGGCCGTCTGGCCGGGCGGACGTAG
- a CDS encoding UDP-glucose dehydrogenase family protein translates to MSTAVRVGVVGVGYVGLTTAVCIAERGLDTVAVDVDPQRVDQLRSGIPVIDEPELPELLRDGLAAGLLRFSGDYATLADRDIVFVCVPTPSADDGRPDLSAVHSAVDRLGEVLCSGAIVAMKSTIPVGTTSVVAERLRDRGIRAVSTPEFLREGRAVHDFRHPDRLVVGTLDETVADVISRTCGSGTEPVFQMTPESAEVAKYASNAFLAVKLSYTNSLATLCSRVGADIHDVTRCMGADRRIGSEFLRPGPGWGGSCLPKDTAALVHTARRHGVTFAEVEAARTTNAAQADRIAAALRHALGRELSGCRITALGLTFKADTSDTRDSPALAACRELAQAGAHVMGYDPQLRGIDPVVLQQSRVTAVDEPYRAAKAAEAIVVLTEWPAFRELDWRAIAREAPAAVVVDTRNLLDPVRVRDAGLAYLGNGVPLGF, encoded by the coding sequence ATGAGTACCGCTGTCCGGGTAGGTGTGGTGGGTGTCGGCTACGTCGGACTGACCACCGCGGTCTGCATCGCCGAGCGAGGTTTGGACACCGTCGCTGTGGACGTCGACCCGCAGCGGGTCGATCAGCTGCGATCTGGCATTCCGGTGATCGACGAGCCGGAGCTGCCAGAACTGTTGCGCGACGGGCTCGCTGCCGGACTGCTCCGCTTCAGTGGCGACTATGCAACCCTGGCCGACCGCGACATCGTCTTCGTCTGCGTGCCGACGCCCAGCGCCGATGATGGCCGCCCAGACCTCAGCGCGGTGCACTCGGCCGTCGACCGCCTCGGCGAGGTGCTTTGCAGCGGCGCCATCGTGGCGATGAAGTCGACGATTCCGGTCGGCACCACGTCGGTGGTCGCAGAGCGGCTGCGAGACAGAGGGATTCGGGCGGTGTCAACTCCTGAGTTCTTACGCGAGGGGCGGGCCGTGCACGATTTCAGGCACCCCGATCGTCTCGTCGTCGGCACCCTCGACGAAACGGTCGCCGACGTCATCAGCCGCACCTGCGGGTCGGGCACCGAACCCGTCTTCCAGATGACTCCGGAAAGCGCGGAGGTGGCCAAATACGCCAGCAACGCCTTCTTGGCCGTCAAGCTTTCCTACACCAATTCGCTGGCGACACTGTGCTCCCGAGTAGGCGCCGACATCCACGACGTGACCCGCTGCATGGGCGCCGACCGCCGGATAGGGTCGGAATTTCTGCGACCCGGTCCCGGCTGGGGCGGATCCTGCCTGCCCAAGGACACCGCGGCGTTGGTGCACACCGCGCGCCGCCACGGGGTCACGTTCGCCGAAGTGGAGGCGGCTCGCACGACCAACGCCGCCCAAGCCGACCGCATCGCCGCCGCGCTGCGCCATGCCCTGGGTCGAGAGCTCTCGGGATGCCGAATCACCGCGCTGGGCTTGACATTCAAAGCCGACACCAGCGATACCCGGGATTCCCCCGCACTGGCGGCCTGCCGAGAGTTGGCGCAGGCCGGCGCCCACGTCATGGGCTATGACCCGCAACTGCGCGGCATCGATCCTGTCGTATTGCAGCAGTCCCGAGTCACCGCGGTGGACGAACCGTACCGGGCCGCCAAAGCTGCAGAAGCAATCGTCGTGCTGACCGAGTGGCCCGCATTCCGGGAACTGGACTGGCGCGCCATCGCCCGGGAGGCGCCGGCGGCGGTCGTCGTGGACACCAGGAACCTGCTGGACCCGGTGCGGGTGCGGGACGCGGGCTTGGCCTACTTGGGAAACGGTGTGCCACTAGGGTTTTGA
- a CDS encoding cysteine hydrolase family protein, with product MSDTALLVIDMFNDYRHPDADQLATNVGNIIDPLVSLIDDANEHDGVDLIYVNDNHGDFTAEPHDIISSAVDGEHPDLVRPLVPPAGTRLITKVRHSVFYSTPLDYLLDRLKTKRIVLTGQVTEQCILYSALDGYLRHFDVVVPPDAVAHIDKDLGAAALKMMERNMNAEIVSAAECLP from the coding sequence GTGAGTGATACTGCATTGCTGGTAATCGACATGTTCAACGACTACCGCCACCCCGACGCCGACCAGTTGGCCACCAACGTCGGCAACATCATCGACCCACTGGTCAGCCTCATCGACGATGCCAATGAGCACGACGGCGTCGACCTGATCTACGTCAACGACAACCACGGCGACTTCACCGCCGAGCCGCACGACATCATCTCGAGCGCGGTCGACGGTGAACATCCCGACCTGGTCCGGCCACTGGTGCCGCCCGCGGGCACGCGGCTCATCACCAAGGTGCGCCACAGCGTCTTCTATTCCACCCCGCTGGATTACTTACTGGATCGGCTGAAAACCAAGCGCATCGTGCTCACCGGTCAGGTCACCGAGCAGTGCATTCTCTACAGCGCGCTCGACGGTTACCTGCGCCACTTCGACGTCGTGGTACCGCCCGACGCCGTCGCGCACATCGACAAAGATCTCGGGGCCGCCGCGCTGAAGATGATGGAGCGCAACATGAATGCTGAAATCGTTTCTGCTGCAGAGTGTTTGCCTTGA
- a CDS encoding endonuclease/exonuclease/phosphatase family protein — protein sequence MRVATFNILHGRTVGDGVDPQRLRDCVRRLDPDVLALQEVDCDQPRSGRADLTAAAAEAMGAVEHRFVAAISGTPGATWMAATGREQPGTAAYGIALLSRFPAVSWQVVRLPRIPMRFPMYLPGPNKVMIVDEEPRAAVIARLDTPLGPLTVANTHLSFVPGWNRRQLRRLVRDLRGLPGPRLLLGDLNLTPAAVHRWSGMRPLASAVTFPAPEPQRQLDHILTDDRGLRAAGTEAELMPISDHRPLVVDLHR from the coding sequence GTGCGCGTGGCGACCTTCAACATCCTGCACGGCCGCACCGTTGGTGACGGAGTCGATCCGCAACGGCTGCGCGATTGCGTGCGTCGCCTTGATCCCGACGTCCTTGCCCTGCAAGAGGTCGACTGCGATCAACCCCGGTCGGGACGCGCGGACCTGACCGCGGCAGCGGCCGAAGCCATGGGTGCGGTGGAGCACCGCTTCGTCGCCGCCATCTCGGGCACTCCCGGGGCGACATGGATGGCCGCCACCGGCCGGGAACAGCCCGGCACCGCCGCCTATGGGATCGCGCTGCTGTCCCGGTTCCCGGCGGTCAGTTGGCAGGTGGTGCGATTGCCGCGCATTCCGATGCGGTTCCCGATGTACCTGCCCGGACCGAACAAGGTCATGATCGTCGACGAAGAACCGCGGGCGGCGGTCATCGCTCGATTGGATACTCCGTTGGGGCCGTTGACGGTGGCCAACACCCACTTGTCGTTCGTGCCGGGTTGGAATCGGCGACAGCTGCGCCGACTGGTCCGCGACCTGCGCGGTTTGCCCGGCCCGCGGCTGCTGCTCGGCGACCTCAATCTCACGCCGGCCGCGGTGCACCGCTGGTCGGGCATGCGGCCGCTGGCGTCGGCGGTGACCTTTCCGGCGCCTGAGCCGCAGCGCCAGCTCGACCACATCTTGACCGACGATCGTGGCCTGCGCGCCGCCGGGACGGAGGCGGAGTTGATGCCGATTTCCGACCACCGTCCGCTGGTGGTCGATCTGCACCGGTAA
- a CDS encoding cytochrome P450, whose product MAIPLSRPPGLPAPRRFRGVFAAAYALAYLVGGERRMLRLIRRYGPIMTMPILSLGDVAIVSDPVLVKEVFTAPPDVLLGGEGVGPAAAIYGSGSMFVQEEPEHLRRRKLLTPPLHGTALHSYVPIIENSTRAAIHSWPVDRPFEMLEAARSLMLDVIVKVIFGVEDPAEVRRLGRPFERLLTLGVSEQLTVRYALRRLGTLRVWPARAHAFREIDEVVMPLIARRRHDPKLSAQHDILALLMCARGEDGEGLSDNEIRDDLITLMLAGHETTATTLAWVLDLLLHHPQALQRVREEAVSGVEEFTTAVINETLRVRPPAPFTARVAAQPLSIGGYRIEAGTRIVVHIIAINRNPNIYDNPHEFRPERFLGTRPQTYAWVPFGGGIKRCLGAAFSMRELVTVLHVLLREGDFAAVDDKPERIVRRSIMLAPRHGTRVTYLPAFQESV is encoded by the coding sequence ATGGCGATCCCGCTGAGTCGTCCGCCGGGTCTGCCCGCTCCTCGCAGGTTCCGCGGCGTGTTCGCCGCGGCGTACGCGCTGGCCTATCTGGTCGGCGGTGAGCGGCGGATGCTGCGGCTGATCCGTCGCTACGGTCCGATCATGACGATGCCGATCCTGAGCCTGGGTGACGTCGCCATCGTCTCTGATCCGGTACTGGTCAAGGAAGTGTTCACCGCGCCGCCAGACGTCCTGCTCGGTGGCGAAGGCGTGGGTCCCGCCGCGGCTATCTACGGTTCGGGATCGATGTTCGTGCAAGAGGAGCCCGAGCACCTGCGACGCCGTAAACTGCTGACCCCGCCGCTGCACGGCACGGCCCTGCACAGCTATGTGCCGATCATCGAAAACTCCACGCGCGCAGCGATACACAGCTGGCCGGTCGATCGTCCGTTCGAGATGCTGGAAGCGGCTCGGTCGCTGATGCTCGACGTGATCGTCAAGGTCATCTTCGGCGTCGAGGACCCCGCCGAGGTGCGCCGCTTGGGGCGGCCGTTCGAACGGCTTCTGACACTGGGAGTTTCGGAGCAATTGACGGTCCGGTATGCGTTGCGTCGGCTCGGTACCTTACGCGTGTGGCCTGCGCGTGCCCACGCTTTTCGAGAGATCGACGAAGTGGTCATGCCGCTGATCGCCCGACGCAGACACGATCCCAAGCTCAGTGCGCAGCACGACATCTTGGCCTTGCTCATGTGTGCTCGCGGCGAAGACGGTGAAGGGTTGTCGGACAACGAGATCCGCGACGATCTGATTACGCTGATGCTGGCCGGGCACGAGACCACCGCGACCACGCTGGCGTGGGTGCTCGATCTGCTGTTGCACCACCCGCAGGCGCTGCAGCGGGTGCGCGAGGAAGCCGTCAGCGGTGTGGAGGAATTCACCACCGCGGTGATCAACGAGACCTTACGGGTACGGCCGCCCGCACCGTTTACCGCACGCGTTGCAGCGCAACCCCTTTCGATAGGTGGATACCGCATCGAGGCGGGCACTCGCATCGTGGTCCACATCATCGCAATCAACCGCAACCCGAACATCTACGACAACCCGCACGAATTCCGTCCGGAGCGATTCCTGGGGACCCGGCCGCAGACCTATGCGTGGGTCCCGTTCGGTGGCGGCATCAAACGGTGCCTGGGCGCGGCCTTTTCGATGCGCGAGCTGGTCACCGTGCTGCACGTCTTACTGCGCGAAGGCGACTTTGCTGCCGTCGACGACAAGCCCGAGCGGATCGTGCGGCGCTCCATCATGCTGGCCCCCCGTCACGGCACCCGGGTCACCTATCTTCCAGCGTTCCAAGAATCCGTTTAG
- a CDS encoding WGxxGxxG family protein, whose product MRKTLAVMCATGSLLFGGAGLANATTEVSVPASTTTIVADNDANNNNHSDKTGLWGLTGLLGLLGLAGLKRRNDVRPTAGTTTTNPRGGAV is encoded by the coding sequence ATGCGTAAGACCCTTGCAGTCATGTGTGCCACCGGTTCGCTTTTGTTCGGTGGGGCGGGGCTTGCCAACGCCACCACTGAAGTCTCGGTGCCGGCCTCGACGACGACAATCGTGGCGGACAACGACGCCAACAACAACAACCACAGCGACAAGACGGGCCTGTGGGGCCTCACCGGTCTGCTCGGTCTGTTGGGACTCGCCGGGCTGAAGCGGCGTAACGACGTTCGTCCCACGGCGGGAACGACGACGACCAACCCGCGCGGTGGTGCCGTCTAA
- a CDS encoding general stress protein CsbD: MSDSGPAEGAKGVGEGIKGKAKEAIGSVTGSDDLKNEGAAQQEKADAQRDVAKKEAEAESARGGAEAAEERQKSNQ, translated from the coding sequence ATGAGCGACAGTGGTCCGGCAGAGGGCGCCAAGGGCGTCGGCGAAGGCATCAAGGGCAAGGCCAAGGAGGCCATCGGCAGCGTCACCGGCAGCGACGACCTGAAGAACGAAGGCGCCGCCCAGCAAGAGAAGGCCGACGCCCAGCGCGACGTCGCCAAGAAAGAAGCGGAAGCCGAATCGGCGCGCGGCGGCGCAGAGGCCGCCGAGGAGCGGCAGAAGTCCAACCAATAA
- a CDS encoding DUF7218 family protein, with amino-acid sequence MPNSSIKNEKLYQDLRKKGDSKEKAARISNAVAGQGKSKVGRKGGKSQSYDEWTVPQLRKKAKELGMTGYSSLTKDKLISKLRNH; translated from the coding sequence ATGCCCAATTCGTCGATCAAGAACGAGAAGCTCTACCAGGACCTGCGCAAAAAAGGTGACTCGAAGGAAAAGGCGGCGCGGATTTCCAATGCCGTCGCCGGCCAGGGCAAATCCAAGGTCGGCCGCAAGGGTGGAAAATCGCAGTCTTACGACGAATGGACCGTCCCGCAGCTGCGAAAGAAAGCCAAAGAGCTCGGTATGACCGGCTATTCGAGCTTGACTAAAGACAAGTTGATCAGCAAGTTGCGTAATCACTGA
- a CDS encoding SDR family oxidoreductase, with protein sequence MTELSTTSDTNPLGAVLISGGSSGLGASTVAAVARRGGVPLVIDKKPPAADVPWAPCDLADTSAVTAAVESLAERVQGQITGVFTAAGIDSCGTLEQVPAKEWEQVIAVNLVGTAAVIRAALPYLKTTHGRIVTCASTLGIKAVSDATAYCASKFGVVGFTRALAAELAGEVGVTLLIPGGMHTPFFDGRTEQYKPPPDAKLNQPENVAETVLFALSQPIGCEVREIVVCAPTESSWP encoded by the coding sequence ATGACTGAACTTTCCACGACGTCCGACACCAACCCACTGGGGGCGGTCCTGATCAGCGGTGGCTCTTCGGGGTTGGGCGCCAGCACGGTGGCGGCGGTCGCCCGCCGCGGTGGGGTGCCGTTGGTGATCGACAAGAAGCCACCCGCAGCCGACGTGCCATGGGCGCCCTGCGATCTGGCCGACACCAGCGCGGTGACGGCGGCCGTCGAGTCACTCGCCGAACGGGTCCAGGGGCAGATCACGGGTGTCTTCACCGCCGCGGGCATCGACTCCTGCGGAACCCTCGAACAGGTACCGGCCAAGGAATGGGAACAGGTCATCGCCGTCAACCTGGTCGGCACCGCCGCCGTCATTCGCGCCGCCCTGCCCTATCTGAAGACCACACACGGACGCATCGTCACCTGCGCCTCGACCCTGGGCATCAAAGCGGTCAGCGATGCGACGGCCTACTGCGCCTCGAAGTTCGGCGTCGTCGGCTTCACCCGGGCGCTGGCGGCCGAACTCGCCGGTGAAGTGGGCGTCACTTTGCTGATTCCCGGTGGCATGCACACCCCGTTCTTCGACGGCCGCACCGAGCAATACAAGCCGCCACCGGACGCCAAACTGAATCAGCCCGAAAACGTCGCCGAGACAGTGCTTTTCGCGCTGTCTCAACCGATAGGGTGTGAGGTGCGCGAAATCGTGGTATGCGCCCCCACGGAGTCGTCGTGGCCGTAA
- a CDS encoding glycosyltransferase family 9 protein, producing MRPHGVVVAVTAPPDPPDTIVVLRALGLGDLLTAVPALRGLRRHYPDARILLAAPERYRDLAMLTGAIDALLPTERLGDLHSKPRPPALAVNLHGSGPESIDHLLSWQPKSVITHAHHRHPALAGPPWDSEVHEVTRWCSLLEWAGIHCEATDVTLRRPSVHFDQAGAVVIHPGASAPARQWPTRRFAAVAAALRDEGYEIVITGSTGEFDLAHDVARAAGLPRTTVVAGLLDLPALTALVRDSRLVICGDTGLGHLAAATSTASVVLFGPTPPRRWGPRGPAPHVALWAGETGDPNAGTPHPGLEKISVASVLEASHHLLSEAA from the coding sequence ATGCGCCCCCACGGAGTCGTCGTGGCCGTAACGGCGCCGCCTGACCCGCCCGACACCATTGTGGTGCTGCGGGCGCTGGGTCTCGGTGACCTGCTGACGGCGGTGCCCGCCCTGCGCGGCTTGCGCCGCCACTATCCCGATGCCCGGATCCTGCTGGCCGCACCCGAACGCTACCGGGATCTGGCGATGCTCACCGGGGCGATCGATGCCTTGCTGCCCACCGAACGCCTGGGCGACCTGCACTCCAAGCCGCGTCCGCCGGCACTGGCGGTGAATCTGCATGGCAGCGGACCGGAAAGCATCGATCACCTGCTTTCCTGGCAGCCGAAGTCGGTGATCACCCATGCGCATCACCGCCACCCCGCCCTGGCCGGTCCGCCGTGGGATTCCGAAGTACACGAAGTGACGCGTTGGTGCAGCCTGCTCGAGTGGGCTGGAATCCATTGCGAGGCAACGGATGTAACGCTGAGACGCCCTTCGGTGCACTTCGACCAGGCCGGTGCCGTGGTGATCCATCCGGGCGCCTCGGCACCCGCACGCCAGTGGCCGACCAGAAGATTCGCCGCGGTGGCCGCGGCCCTGCGTGATGAGGGGTACGAGATCGTGATCACCGGGTCCACCGGCGAGTTCGATCTCGCCCACGATGTCGCCCGCGCCGCAGGGTTGCCACGTACCACGGTGGTGGCGGGGTTACTCGACCTGCCGGCATTGACCGCTTTGGTCAGAGACAGCCGGCTGGTCATCTGTGGGGATACGGGCCTGGGTCACCTGGCCGCCGCCACGTCGACGGCCTCGGTGGTGCTGTTCGGGCCCACACCACCGCGTCGCTGGGGACCTCGCGGGCCCGCACCGCACGTCGCACTGTGGGCCGGCGAAACCGGCGACCCCAACGCCGGCACCCCGCATCCCGGTCTCGAGAAGATCAGCGTCGCCAGTGTGCTGGAAGCCAGCCATCACCTGTTGAGCGAGGCGGCATGA
- a CDS encoding nucleotidyltransferase family protein, whose product MTASLEADSGADRDARCADLRETLRAAASALKEHGPRFALAGSYALWAYGAPEPTHDVDMVVAESDVPAAVTTLEKAGFRITRPPEDWLFKAQIGETVVDVLHRVNSEIVEPELLDCAQPRVVQAILMPVLPPTTVFIQKLRALTEHYCDFTKLLPAARAIREQLDWDTIEEKTADNDFAVAFLVLAGRLGLRE is encoded by the coding sequence ATGACTGCCAGCCTCGAAGCGGACTCCGGCGCTGACCGCGACGCTCGCTGCGCCGATCTGCGCGAGACGTTGCGAGCAGCAGCATCGGCCCTCAAGGAGCATGGTCCACGGTTTGCTCTCGCCGGAAGTTACGCCTTGTGGGCCTATGGGGCGCCGGAGCCCACTCACGACGTCGACATGGTGGTTGCGGAGTCCGACGTCCCAGCGGCCGTCACGACTCTGGAGAAGGCTGGCTTCCGCATCACGCGCCCGCCGGAGGACTGGCTGTTCAAGGCTCAGATCGGTGAAACCGTGGTCGACGTGCTGCACCGGGTCAACAGCGAAATCGTCGAGCCTGAGTTGCTCGACTGCGCCCAGCCGCGTGTGGTGCAAGCGATCCTCATGCCAGTACTGCCGCCGACCACGGTGTTCATTCAGAAGTTGCGGGCCCTCACCGAGCATTACTGCGACTTCACCAAGCTGCTGCCGGCCGCGCGGGCGATCCGCGAACAGCTGGACTGGGACACGATCGAAGAGAAGACCGCCGACAACGACTTCGCGGTCGCATTCCTGGTGCTCGCCGGCCGGCTGGGGCTGCGGGAATGA